The following are from one region of the Etheostoma spectabile isolate EspeVRDwgs_2016 chromosome 2, UIUC_Espe_1.0, whole genome shotgun sequence genome:
- the cnga1a gene encoding cyclic nucleotide gated channel subunit alpha 1a, which produces MDSSTTLPPLTVPPHTVPQLSTDSDESSEDDLSAPESNRHCLLNTNNSNNNEEKKKKKRKKEKEKKENKKKEKKEKEAKEAKEKEEKEKEKEKEKIKDKENPEEIFVINPAGNLYYNWLFIITLPVMYNWTMIIARACFEELQHDYIMYWVILDYTSDLIYLADMFFRTRTGYLEQGLMIKDKKLLVDRYIATFQFRLDFISMLPTDFLYFFLGLDYPEIRINRLLRIGRMMEFFTRTETKTNYPNIFRIGNLIMYILIIIHWNACFYFSFSKYIGFGADDWVYPALDDPDEPAFGEFGRKYSFSLYWSTLTLTTIGETPPPALDSEFFFHVIDFLVGVLIFATIVGNIATMISNMNAAQAQFQARIDNIKQYMQVRKVSKDLELRVIKWFEYLWNSGRAQDEREVMRYLPDKLKAEIGIQVHMETLKKVRIFADCEAGLLIELVLKLQAQVFSPGDYICKKGDIGREMYIIKDGKLAVVADDGVTQFVVLGSGSYFGEISILNIKGSKAGNRRTANIRSIGYSDLFCLSKDDLMESLVEYPDAKGMLEEKGREILMKDGLIDLDPANIIPEAKELEEKVNKLYSTLELMQFKLKKVLGNYKNTDKALRHRIADLEHLTGEKVEDEDEEEEEGKKEDKTVEGEKKEEEEKGKEIKEVEEGEKEKDEKVKYEEEKTKAVTEEEEK; this is translated from the exons gaagaaaaagaaaaaaaggaaaaaagagaaggagaagaaaga AaacaagaagaaggagaagaaggaaaaggaaGCAAAGgaggcaaaagaaaaagaagagaaggaaaaggagaaggaaaaagaaaaaataaaggacAAAGAAAA CCCTGAAGAAATCTTTGTCATAAATCCGGCTGGGAATTTGTATTACAACTGGCTGTTCATCATCACACTACCAGTCATGTACAACTGGACCATGATCATAGCCAG GGCTTGCTTTGAGGAGCTGCAGCATGACTACATCATGTACTGGGTTATTCTGGACTACACTTCAGACTTAATCTACCTGGCTGACATGTTCTTCAGGACTCGAACAG GTTACCTGGAGCAAGGCCTGATGATAAAAGATAAGAAGCTGCTAGTTGATCGCTACATCGCCACCTTCCAGTTTCGTCTCGATTTTATCTCCATGCTGCCCACTGACTTCCTCTATTTCTTCCTCGGCCTTGATTACCCAGAGATTCGCATCAACAGGCTGCTGAGAATTGGCCGCATGATGGAGTTCTTCACGAGGACAGAGACTAAAACCAACTACCCCAACATCTTCCGCATTGGTAATTTGATCATGTACATCCTCATTATCATCCACTGGAACGCTTGCTTCTACTTCTCCTTCTCCAAATACATTGGTTTTGGTGCTGACGACTGGGTTTACCCGGCTTTGGATGATCCTGACGAGCCTGCGTTTGGGGAGTTTGGCAGGAAGTATTCATTCAGCCTCTACTGGTCAACACTGACCCTGACTACCATCGGAGAAACTCCACCACCAGCCCTGGACTCAGAATTTTTCTTCCACGTGATTGACTTTTTAGTGGGGGTCTTGATCTTTGCCACCATTGTAGGGAACATTGCCACCATGATCTCCAATATGAATGCTGCCCAAGCTCAGTTCCAGGCCCGGATTGACAACATCAAGCAATACATGCAG GTCCGAAAGGTCAGCAAGGACCTTGAGTTGAGAGTCATCAAGTGGTTTGAGTATCTGTGGAATAGTGGCAGGGCTCAGGATGAAAGAGAGGTGATGAGGTATCTTCCAGACAAGCTAAAGGCTGAGATTGGTATCCAGGTCCACATGGAGACACTCAAGAAAGTTCGTATTTTTGCAGACTGCGAGGCAGGCCTGCTGATCGAGCTGGTGCTCAAGTTGCAGGCGCAGGTTTTCAGTCCAGGAGACTATATCTGCAAAAAGGGCGATATTGGCCGGGAGATGTACATCATCAAAGATGGAAAACTTGCAGTTGTTGCTGATGATGGTGTCACACAGTTTGTTGTGTTGGGAAGCGGCAGCTACTTTGGTGAGATCAGTATTCTTAATATTAAAGGCAGCAAAGCTGGCAATCGGCGAACAGCCAACATCCGTAGCATTGGATACTCAGACCTCTTCTGCCTGTCCAAAGATGACCTGATGGAGTCACTGGTAGAGTATCCGGATGCCAAAGGCATGCTGGAGGAGAAAGGCCGGGAGATCCTGATGAAAGATGGTTTGATAGATTTGGACCCAGCTAACATCATACCCGAGGCCAAGGAGTTGGAAGAGAAGGTTAACAAATTGTACAGCACGTTGGAGCTAATGCAATTTAAGCTGAAGAAGGTTCTGGGAAATTACAAGAACACTGACAAGGCTCTGAGACATCGCATCGCAGATCTGGAACACCTAACAGGTGAAAAGGTGGAAGACgaggatgaggaagaagaagaggggaaGAAGGAAGACAAAACGGTGGAAGgggagaaaaaggaagaagaggaaaaaggcaaGGAGATAAAGGAAGTCGAAGAAGGTGAGAAGGAAAAAGACGAGAAAGTAAAATATGAGGAAGAAAAAACTAAAGCGGTaacagaagaggaggaaaaataa